One Candidatus Marsarchaeota archaeon genomic window carries:
- a CDS encoding NADPH-dependent F420 reductase: MKIAIIGTGNVAKSLGEALSKSNNEIVYGSRKPEEAKQKMPNANIKSIEEAARGAEVIVLAVPYEAAKDAIKEMKKAEEGKILIDVSNPMDKNWKWAKGFSESAAEELAKHAKGAKVVKAFNTVFAENMKTGQLGNEKLATFIAGDDEQAKATVMNLARSIGMDPIDVGALEKARYIEPAGLLLIELGYGKKMGTGIGLKLVRSQPSSQ, from the coding sequence ATGAAGATAGCAATAATAGGCACAGGAAATGTTGCTAAGAGCCTTGGGGAGGCCTTATCAAAAAGCAACAACGAGATTGTATACGGCTCCAGGAAGCCGGAGGAGGCAAAGCAGAAGATGCCTAATGCAAACATCAAAAGCATAGAGGAGGCAGCCAGGGGCGCTGAGGTAATAGTCCTTGCCGTGCCTTACGAGGCGGCGAAAGATGCCATAAAGGAGATGAAGAAAGCCGAGGAAGGGAAAATACTGATAGACGTTTCAAATCCCATGGACAAGAACTGGAAGTGGGCAAAAGGCTTCAGCGAGTCTGCGGCTGAGGAGCTCGCCAAGCATGCCAAGGGCGCAAAGGTGGTAAAGGCTTTCAACACAGTCTTTGCCGAGAACATGAAGACCGGCCAGCTAGGGAACGAAAAGCTTGCCACATTCATAGCAGGCGATGACGAGCAGGCAAAGGCAACCGTGATGAACCTTGCCAGGAGCATTGGCATGGATCCAATAGACGTCGGCGCATTGGAGAAGGCACGCTACATAGAGCCAGCAGGGCTTCTGCTCATAGAACTTGGCTATGGCAAGAAGATGGGCACAGGCATAGGGCTCAAGCTCGTGAGGAGCCAGCCCTCAAGCCAATAA